One window of Fusarium keratoplasticum isolate Fu6.1 chromosome 2, whole genome shotgun sequence genomic DNA carries:
- a CDS encoding BZIP domain-containing protein: MMNAADVELEEFTAFEGGANTAFSSPAVPSVFDLGGSASSSISNLATVSPHDLLFQEPFMSAPNSSALTALTSPSIHNESPDFTDGYDVSPNFGNADFDTSGDPWYPLFPQDVSALEKASVENSPATKSDDLESVGRSSSSDRRKSGTSPSTRHSSVAGVNARKRDKPLPPIVVDDPNDVVAMKRARNTLAARKSRERKAQRLEDLEAKIARLEAERDHWKSLALASGAQ, encoded by the exons atgatgaacGCCGCAG ACGTCGAACTCGAAGAGTTCACTGCCTTTGAGGGCGGGGCCAACACGGCCTTCTCTTCGCCTGCCGTTCCCAGCGTCTTTGACCTGGGTGGCAGTGCTTCcagctccatctccaacctggcGACTGTGTCGCCCCACGATCTGCTCTTCCAAGAGCCATTCATGTCCGCGCCTAACTCGTCGGCTCTCACGGCGCTGACTTCGCCGTCCATCCACAACGAGTCTCCTGACTTCACCGACGGATATGATGTGTCTCCCAACTTTGGCAACGCCGACTTTGACACCTCTGGTGACCCCTGGTACCCCCTGTTCCCTCAAGATGTGTCTGCTCTTGAGAAGGCCAGTGTGGAAAACTCACCAGCGACCAAGTCGGATGATCTGGAGTCGGTTGGTCGTTCCTCGTCTTCCGACCGCCGGAAGTCGGGTACTTCTCCCTCGACTCGCCACTCTTCGGTGGCGGGAGTGAACGCTCGCAAGCGTGACAAGCCCCTTCCTCCCATTGTTGTGGATGATCCCAACGATGTCGTTGCCATGAAGCGTGCCCGCAACACCCTGGCGGCGCGAAAGTCTCGTGAGCGCAAGGCTCAGCGActggaggatcttgaggCCAAGATTGCGAGGCTGGAAGCAGAGCGTGACCACTGGAAGTCGCTCGCGCTTGCGTCTGGTGCGCAATAG